A single genomic interval of Prionailurus viverrinus isolate Anna chromosome A2, UM_Priviv_1.0, whole genome shotgun sequence harbors:
- the NIBAN3 gene encoding protein Niban 3, whose protein sequence is MGGRPSSPLDKRRQQHLRGQVDTMLRDFLPCYREQLAASVLRQISRELGPQEPAGCQLMRSKKLPRVREHQGPLTQLWGHPPRWQPIFCVLRGDGRLEWFSHREEYENGGHPLGSVALTGYTVLTSQREYLCLLDALCPVSSGEHTQEEPEPLLEMPVNFPLFLQHPFRRHLCFSAATGEARRAWRLALQGGIRLRGTVLQRSQAPAARAFLDALRLYRQRRGHFGEDDVTLGSDAEVLTGVLMRELLPALRAQTLPGLRGASRNRAWAWTELLDAVHAAVLAGASAGLRAFQPEKDELLAALEKNIRPDVDQILQLRARVARRLRVEVEGPLESCLRGRVDTQLSRVTQKLLSTVEAVLSTVQALLAQGMDRLSRHLRGSPSSTRLRKEVYSFGEMPWDSELMHACYREAERSQKRLGQLVAPFGFFGTRSLVFGAQDLAQQLMADAVATFLQLADQCLTTALDCTQAAQQLEKVRGRVLKKFQSDSSSARRRFIRGWLLCIFLPFVLSQLKSSCKAELPEFEGEVLAVGSPALTIEGIYEDIVRGVLLQRIDGELKKALGVSDMSCALDGCSEAPWDPTGADEETEAQRGTCPRQPGSGAEVQPLCSRPPPGTSTAASRLHLSSFPSDK, encoded by the exons AAGCTTCCCCGAGTCCGTGAGCACCAAGGGCCTCTGACCCAGCTGTGGGGCCACCCGCCTCGGTGGCAGCCGATCTTCTGTGTCCTGCGGGGGGATGGCCGCCTGGAGTGGTTCAGCCATAGGGAG GAATATGAGAATGGGGGCCATCCCCTCGGCTCCGTGGCCTTGACAGGGTATACTGTCCTGACTTCCCAGCGTGAATATCTCTGCCTGTTGGATGCTCTCTGCCCAGTCTCCTCAG GAGAACATACCCAGGAAGAGCCCGAACCCCTCCTGGAAATGCCCGTGAACTTCCCCCTGTTCCTGCAGCACCCCTTCCGCCGGCACCTCTGTTTCTCCGCGGCCACGGGGGAAGCGCGGCGGGCTTGGAGGCTGGCCCTCCAGGGTGGCATCCGGCTCCGTGGGACAG TCTTGCAGCGCAGTCAGGCCCCCGCAGCCCGTGCCTTCCTGGACGCCTTAAGACTCTATCGGCAGCGCCGAGGCCACTTTGGCGAGGACGACGTGACCCTGGGCTCGGATGCCGAG GTGCTGACCGGGGTGCTGATGCGGGAGCTGCTGCCGGCGCTGCGAGCCCAGACCCTGCCCGGCCTGCGGGGGGCCAGCCGCAACCGTGCCTGGGCCTGGACCGAG CTCCTAGACGCAGTCCACGCTGCCGTCCTGGCCGGGGCCTCCGCCGGGCTCCGCGCCTTCCAGCCGGAAAAGGACGAACTGCTGGCGGCCCTGGAGAAGAACATCCGCCCGGACGTGGACCAGATTCTGCAGCTGCGGGCGCGCGTGGCGCGGAGGCTGCGGG TGGAGGTCGAGGGTCCCCTGGAGTCCTGCCTGCGCGGGAGGGTGGACACACAGCTGTCCCGGGTCACGCAAAAGCTGCTGAGCACCGTGGAAGCCGTGCTCTCAACAGTGCAGGCCCTCCTAGCCCAGGGCATGGACCGCCTGTCTCGCCACCTGCGTGGGAGCCCCTCTAGCACCCGCTTGCGCAAGGAG GTTTACTCGTTTGGGGAGATGCCGTGGGACTCAGAGCTGATGCACGCCTGCTACCGTGAGGCTGAGCGAAGCCAGAAGCGCCTGGGGCAGCTGGTGGCGCCATTTGGCTTCTTTGGCACACGAAGCCTGGTATTTGGGGCCCAGGATCTCGCACAGCAG CTTATGGCTGACGCCGTGGCCACCTTCCTACAGCTGGCGGACCAGTGTCTGACCACAGCCCTGGACTGCACCCAGGCTGCCCAGCAGTTGGAGAAAGTCAGGGGGCGTGTGCTGAAG AAGTTCCAGTCGGACAGCAGCTCAGCGCGGAGGAGGTTCATCCGTGGATGGTTGCTTTGTATCTTCTTGCCCTTTGTGTTGAGCCAGCTGAAGAGTAGCTGCAAAGCG GAGCTGCCTGAGTTCGAAGGGGAGGTCCTCGCCGTGGGTAGCCCGGCCCTGACCATCGAGGGTATCTATGAAGACATTGTCCGGGGGGTCCTGCTGCAGAGGATTGATGGAG AACTGAAAAAGGCCCTTGGTGTCAGCGACATGTCCTGCGCTCTGGATGGCTGCTCAGAGGCCCCATGGGACCCGACAGGAGCAG acgaggaaactgaggctcagagagggactTGTCCCAGGCAACCAGGCTCTGGTGCCGAGGTCCAGCCGCTCTGCTCACGGCCTCCTCCAGGAACATCCACAGCGGCGTCTCGACTGCATCTCTCTTCGTTCCCATCGGACAAATAA